A window from Oryzomonas sagensis encodes these proteins:
- a CDS encoding YcgN family cysteine cluster protein: MIDAANNDAQWDSLCKQCGLCCFEKLEDERGTILYTQTPCRYLDVTSRRCKIFERRFEINPSCVKLTPELVPTLRWLPNDCGYRRSSVELPIEPRRIRKRGRKGRK; this comes from the coding sequence ATGATTGATGCCGCCAACAACGATGCCCAGTGGGACAGCCTCTGCAAACAGTGCGGCCTCTGCTGTTTTGAAAAGCTGGAGGACGAACGCGGCACCATTCTCTATACCCAGACGCCGTGCCGCTATCTGGATGTGACGAGCAGGCGCTGCAAGATTTTCGAGCGACGCTTCGAGATCAATCCAAGCTGTGTGAAGCTGACGCCGGAACTGGTTCCGACCCTCCGCTGGCTCCCCAATGATTGTGGCTACCGGCGATCGTCCGTTGAACTCCCCATAGAGCCGCGTCGGATCAGAAAAAGAGGGAGAAAAGGCCGCAAATAG
- a CDS encoding ATP-binding protein, with translation MKQRLLSAIQNLSIRRKMTVLIMLICGIALVAASLAFVIREAHGIRAAEKEDLASLAEIIGTNSAAALMFNDSKAAQETLAALSAKSSIRAAYVLDGADHVFTSYLSATGVAKKFPFGMLAASAPPAANHVAVQRIRSEADRLLGLPGYFSIAKPVVWDGQKVGTVVLLSDTSVFINHLYSTLISTAVILAGSFLLIYWLSSRLQRLISDPVLLLSDAMKRVSRKKDYSIRVVRETDDELGELMSGFNAMLEHIQLRDDQLEEVNRSLERRVAEAVAELRRKDQMLVQQNRQAAMGEMISNIAHQWRQPLNAVGGIIQNIQLSYKSGHLNRESMEFEVREAMEAILYMSRTIDDFRNFFRPGKDKAVFSLNRVVAKSIELVGASLRNNGIAIDLEEDHEVSAVGYDNEYSQVVLNIINNAKDALLGHGGAAPRIHIRVFGDNGRSVVTIRDNGGGIPDSILPKIFDPYFTTKEPGKGTGIGLCMSKVIIEQNMGGKLTAGTVDDGAEFRIELSSVPAFNG, from the coding sequence ATGAAACAGCGCCTCCTTTCCGCCATACAAAATCTTTCCATCAGGCGCAAGATGACGGTCCTCATCATGCTGATCTGCGGTATTGCCCTGGTGGCGGCATCGCTGGCATTCGTCATCCGCGAGGCGCATGGCATTCGTGCTGCCGAGAAGGAAGACTTGGCTTCGCTTGCCGAGATCATCGGCACAAACAGTGCTGCCGCCCTGATGTTCAACGACTCGAAGGCGGCCCAGGAGACGCTCGCCGCCCTTTCCGCCAAAAGCTCCATACGCGCCGCCTATGTGCTGGATGGCGCCGATCACGTGTTCACCAGCTATCTGTCTGCGACGGGGGTAGCCAAGAAATTCCCCTTCGGAATGCTGGCTGCCTCTGCGCCCCCGGCTGCCAACCATGTCGCCGTGCAGCGAATCCGCTCGGAGGCCGACCGCCTGCTCGGGTTGCCCGGATATTTCAGCATCGCGAAACCGGTTGTCTGGGACGGGCAGAAGGTCGGCACCGTGGTGCTGCTCTCGGATACGAGCGTCTTCATCAACCACCTGTACTCGACGCTTATCTCTACCGCCGTGATCCTGGCCGGCTCGTTTCTGCTCATCTACTGGCTGTCTTCACGCCTGCAGCGGCTGATCTCCGATCCCGTGCTGTTGCTTTCTGACGCGATGAAGCGGGTATCACGCAAAAAGGACTACAGTATCAGGGTGGTCCGGGAGACGGATGACGAGTTGGGCGAACTCATGTCCGGTTTCAATGCCATGCTGGAGCATATCCAACTGCGGGACGATCAACTGGAAGAGGTGAACCGCTCCCTGGAGCGACGGGTCGCCGAGGCCGTAGCCGAACTGCGCCGCAAGGACCAGATGCTCGTCCAGCAGAACCGTCAGGCAGCCATGGGGGAAATGATCAGCAATATCGCTCACCAATGGCGGCAGCCGCTCAATGCCGTTGGCGGTATTATTCAAAATATCCAGCTTTCCTACAAAAGTGGGCATCTTAACCGGGAAAGCATGGAGTTTGAGGTCCGGGAGGCGATGGAGGCCATCCTCTATATGTCGCGCACTATCGACGACTTCCGCAATTTTTTCCGTCCCGGCAAGGATAAGGCGGTCTTCAGTCTCAATAGGGTCGTTGCCAAGTCCATTGAGCTGGTGGGGGCGAGTCTGAGAAATAACGGCATCGCCATCGACCTGGAAGAGGACCATGAGGTCAGCGCCGTGGGGTATGACAATGAATATTCCCAGGTGGTGCTCAATATCATCAATAACGCCAAGGATGCCCTGCTCGGCCACGGTGGTGCGGCCCCGCGCATCCATATTCGGGTGTTCGGCGATAACGGCCGTTCCGTCGTGACGATCCGCGACAATGGTGGCGGCATCCCCGACAGTATCCTGCCCAAGATCTTCGATCCCTATTTTACCACCAAGGAGCCGGGGAAAGGGACCGGGATCGGTTTGTGCATGTCCAAGGTCATTATCGAGCAGAATATGGGCGGCAAGCTCACGGCAGGTACTGTTGACGACGGGGCTGAATTCAGGATAGAACTCAGCAGTGTCCCGGCGTTTAATGGTTGA
- a CDS encoding YfiR family protein: MPFRCGRRIDWGAIVGTLVLAGSSFLFAAAAHALSGPPSEYQIKTAMVFTMAKFVEWPAGGLGGEGTPLALCALGIGPFGQAVENLRGKSIKGHPIIVRQIFRTGEIDGCQILVINDSQRRQVRAAAERAQQHGVLTIGDMRGFAKAGGVVGFVVQEGKVRFEINLEAAQRSGFMISSRVLRLAKIVREEEQ; this comes from the coding sequence GTGCCGTTTCGGTGTGGCCGCCGGATCGACTGGGGGGCCATTGTCGGCACGCTTGTTCTGGCCGGCTCCAGCTTCCTGTTTGCCGCCGCCGCGCACGCGTTGTCGGGGCCTCCGAGCGAATACCAGATCAAGACGGCCATGGTGTTCACCATGGCTAAATTCGTCGAGTGGCCGGCGGGGGGGCTCGGGGGCGAGGGAACGCCACTGGCCCTGTGCGCTCTGGGCATTGGGCCGTTCGGTCAGGCCGTAGAAAACCTCAGGGGGAAAAGCATCAAGGGACATCCCATAATCGTCAGGCAGATCTTCCGAACCGGGGAGATCGACGGCTGCCAGATCCTGGTGATCAATGACTCCCAGCGTCGCCAGGTGCGAGCCGCTGCCGAAAGAGCCCAACAGCACGGCGTGTTGACGATCGGCGATATGCGCGGGTTTGCGAAGGCCGGCGGGGTGGTCGGGTTTGTCGTTCAGGAGGGAAAGGTCCGATTTGAGATTAACCTGGAAGCGGCCCAACGGTCCGGTTTCATGATCAGTTCCCGGGTTCTGAGATTGGCAAAGATCGTCAGGGAAGAGGAACAATGA
- a CDS encoding c(7)-type cytochrome triheme domain-containing protein codes for MRRPLFVVLVLFVGVGVAWASGTKKRKLPPYEFGGVTINNYSQQAGMPPVVFDHWVHRQYFTCRLCHVDIGFGMTAGATKVRAMDNMKGYYCGTCHNGRMSVNKKKVFEACAKEYGRDEFKRCVKCHALERDAAREEQFYRFADAMPKERFGNGINWEKAEEEGLIKPLDQLEGVSIMKAKLKVQQDFSLKTKVEGMPDIIFSHKKHTVWNGCELCHPEIFIGIKKGTSKYSMVELFDGKYCGVCHDKVAFPQTDCLRCHTKPV; via the coding sequence ATGAGAAGGCCGCTCTTCGTAGTACTGGTTCTGTTCGTGGGGGTGGGTGTTGCCTGGGCTAGCGGCACGAAAAAAAGAAAGCTCCCTCCCTACGAATTCGGAGGCGTTACCATCAACAATTACTCCCAGCAGGCGGGCATGCCTCCGGTGGTGTTCGATCATTGGGTGCATCGCCAGTATTTCACCTGCCGCCTCTGCCATGTGGATATCGGGTTCGGGATGACCGCCGGCGCGACCAAGGTGCGTGCCATGGACAACATGAAAGGGTACTATTGCGGCACCTGCCACAATGGCAGGATGAGCGTGAATAAGAAGAAGGTCTTTGAGGCCTGCGCCAAGGAGTACGGCAGGGATGAGTTTAAGCGCTGCGTGAAGTGCCATGCCCTGGAGCGGGATGCGGCCAGGGAAGAACAGTTCTACCGATTTGCGGACGCCATGCCGAAGGAGCGGTTCGGCAACGGGATCAACTGGGAAAAGGCCGAGGAAGAGGGGCTGATCAAGCCGCTTGACCAACTTGAGGGGGTTTCGATCATGAAGGCGAAGCTCAAGGTCCAACAGGATTTTTCGCTCAAGACAAAGGTCGAAGGGATGCCCGACATCATCTTCTCCCACAAAAAACACACGGTCTGGAACGGTTGCGAACTGTGCCATCCCGAGATCTTCATAGGCATCAAAAAGGGAACCTCGAAATACTCCATGGTGGAGCTTTTTGACGGCAAGTATTGCGGCGTCTGTCACGACAAGGTGGCATTCCCCCAGACAGACTGCCTGCGCTGCCATACCAAGCCGGTATAA
- a CDS encoding c(7)-type cytochrome triheme domain-containing protein encodes MNGTILFLAAVVLLSCLGSAQAMDRSELGNVLKTIPPNGPFWKYGTLVMHRRTKKAGMAPVVFAHWSHRARYTCRVCHLDLGFSMRAGDTGISRAQYTAGKYCGACHDGVTAFGVQDGEPSLCARCHMKDTQALEASFETFAAPLPIAGFGNGIDWAGALKSGRISPRNSLTFAAPSMPLPEKLHLPMKLSTAAPRSDVTFSHEDHFSELDCSSCHPDIFNIKKKGTVDFSMDKNIFGNYCGACHMRVAFPMNDCKRCHPYMSNFSGF; translated from the coding sequence ATGAATGGCACAATTCTGTTTCTTGCCGCCGTGGTACTGTTGTCGTGCCTGGGAAGCGCCCAGGCGATGGATCGAAGCGAACTGGGCAATGTGCTCAAGACCATTCCTCCCAACGGACCGTTTTGGAAGTACGGCACCCTCGTCATGCACCGCAGGACCAAAAAGGCCGGGATGGCCCCGGTCGTGTTTGCCCACTGGAGCCACCGGGCCCGTTACACGTGCCGCGTCTGCCACCTCGACCTGGGATTCAGCATGCGTGCAGGGGATACGGGCATCTCCCGCGCCCAATATACTGCGGGAAAATACTGCGGAGCCTGCCATGACGGCGTGACGGCATTCGGGGTGCAGGATGGCGAGCCTTCCCTGTGCGCCCGATGCCACATGAAGGATACCCAGGCCTTGGAGGCCTCTTTCGAGACCTTTGCCGCCCCGCTGCCCATAGCAGGCTTCGGAAACGGCATCGATTGGGCCGGCGCGCTCAAGAGCGGCAGGATCAGCCCGAGAAATTCCCTTACTTTCGCCGCCCCTTCCATGCCGCTCCCGGAAAAACTGCATCTGCCGATGAAGCTCAGCACGGCGGCTCCCCGAAGCGACGTGACCTTCTCCCATGAAGACCATTTCAGCGAGCTTGACTGCTCCAGTTGCCACCCGGATATCTTTAACATCAAGAAAAAGGGCACCGTCGATTTCTCCATGGACAAGAATATTTTCGGTAACTACTGCGGCGCCTGTCATATGCGGGTCGCCTTTCCCATGAACGACTGCAAACGCTGCCATCCGTACATGAGCAACTTTTCAGGCTTCTGA